In Sphaeramia orbicularis chromosome 5, fSphaOr1.1, whole genome shotgun sequence, the genomic stretch TATATTGGTTGGGAAGTAGAGGAGGCACTCCCTGGGACAGATTAGGAGGAGCTTTACCTGCAAGGATAAAGATTCAATAACAGTTGCTTTCATACTTTTATGGGAGAAAAAGACAAGCGCTCAAGTCAGAGGTTTTATTCATCCTCTCGTTATGTAGCATAATGTTAGAAATCTTTCACTTATGAACATCCCCAATAGTGACAGAGCATGTGCGTACCAGTTGAGGAGGACAGCAGGGGGGTGGTCCTAGGTGCAGAGAGGTTGGATGTGGCAGGAACTCCATTGGAGCCAAGTCCCAGCACTGCGCTGGTGGCGGCGGTCGCAGCAGAATGTAGCCCGCTCGTGCCAGCAATACCGCCAACTGTGCTGCTCATATTGTTGCCCATGTTGGGCATGTTGGCCAAGTGGCtgatactgctgctgctactgttgctgctgttgtggGTCGAGTGGAGTGCTGAGGCTGAGGGCTGTGATGACGCAAACGAGCCAGATGAGGGAGCCAGAGAGCTCACACTGCTGCTGTCAACACTGGTGTACTACAGGGAGATACATGAcagaaatatgttttaagagTCCATCTGTTACAGAACTGGCTGAAACATGGAATTAAGGTAAATGAATGAATTCAAGTTTTTGTTCTTCCAATTATGTGGACGATAcctaaatcacaaaatcaagttAAACCCTTTCTCTGGAGGCCTTTCTTGctcaataaaaatgtaaactgaAAGCTCTTTGGAGAAATGTGCTTTGTGAGTATTTTAGAACAGTCATTGCCTGTAAGTGATGCTATATATTATTCAAATtatatcctccttagacccaggaaagtaaaagtttgggctttttttttttacattaaataattttcttgattagaaacagcataatgcaacagtttttccagatgcattttttcttgtttttttatggatgtcctttgcaatggacaccgtttttttatttttattaacgaTAAGCTGTCAAATTCTTGtcacctacagaggacaaaaatgcactgctagATCTCAAGAGGATAAAAATATTATACACTTACACTTGAGATTCTGTTAATTCTTTGTTTTGACTGACtgtagacaaaaaaataaataatgaaagctttaaaattcaaataaatctcttACTCAGCCCTAGTCTGGGGAGTGTACCCAGGTTTGGATGCGCTGGATTTAGAACCTTTCACAACTGCAGTTAAACTTAGATTACACTTAGCTGACTAACAGCAAACCACAGACTATAAATCACCTGGTTTAAAATAATGGATTAATGTCGATACCAATTGAAACTCACCGTGAGGGAGTTGGAGCCCAGTGCTGAAACTGAGGAGTGACTACTGGCATGGCTGCAGAGTgaagacagacaaagcagagcCATGAAGACTTTCTTTTCTTCATGTTATAAGAGGCTGAAGTGTAATTACACCTGCAGACTATTTATAACCCTCACCTGTTGAGCGACGTGAGCTGGCTGGCAGAGGGCAGATCCTGGGCCAGACTGGAGAGCGTAGTGGAGCTGTGTGGAGGTAAGGACGAGGGCAAGTGGGAGGAAGGGGCGGTAGCGCTGTTGGTGCTTATGTTCAGAGCCGGGGACTCTGGCTTTGGCGTGGAGGATGCAGATGAAGCTgaggaaagtaaaaaaatatattgcgTCTACGGGGTCTCTTAATACAATGCATAAGATTAATAAATTATTTTGTAAAAGGAAGCTTACTGTCAAGTGCAGCAGAAGTCCTTACACCATTCAGACCATTCTGACAGGAGAGAGAAAGGAGCTCAGTGACCAATTTCCAAATATCCCAAAGACATGCAGAGACAGTTCAATATAACTTTAAAGCAATCACACTGACTGCATATAAAAGGTGAAAATCTAACAGAACATACATACTGAGCTTGATTATTAACAATGGTTCACGTTGCTGTATCCTGAATCTTACTGTGATGATCTGAATACTGAAAGAGGCTGTATTAAAAAGGGGTATTTCGAGCCCAACACTGAAAGGACATTCTCTGAACAGTCATCGCTTTCACACCGTTGGTCTCAGTTTATCAGCTTGGACATATTTATACAAAATTCAGTGACCTGCTCTTTATCTGTGTTATGCCGATAAAGACCACGAGAAATGGGCTACACAAATCCACACTGCAGGATGCTCTAAATGTTACACCAATATTTCCCCTGTGACATATTTGAATTTAGATAATCCCTCATGTCCAAGCATAGAATAAGCTTAAGAACCTTCACTTTAAACTGTTTCGACTCACCATGACTGGCACTGTGGCCTCTTTGCTTTGGGAAAAAGCCAGTCGTGTGTGAGGGGGCATGGTCCCATCATAAGTTCCCCCCACTGTGGAGAAGGGTGAGGAGGAGGGCACAGAAGAGGAGGTGGTGGATGGGgctgaagaagaagagggaggatTGGTGGAACTGGAAGTCCCTAATGAAGAGGGGGTGAGGCTGGACAATGCCACCGAGGAAGAGTGATATACTGGCTCAGATGAGGAGAGGGGCAGGGGGAGCGCAACGGACAGTGGGCTGCCCAGTGACTCACTGCATGACAACAGAACGGACAGGAGGACAGAGACGTCAGTACAAAGCACTGTGGGAAATGTTACAGAGTCTCCATCTTATTCAAGGACGAAGtttgtataaataaacttgacattATATGAAACACTTAAATGAAGGTAACAGCTGAATTTTCACCAGGATGTAAGCATTACCAATTTATATCCATCCATAAAATGTTTCAATGGAACATGTTAATGGAATTAGGCCTGACACTGGGTGACTATTTATGCATGTTTACACTTTCATTGTCCTCCACAAATAACAACAGCCTCCAACATGCAACGACACACTGAAAATAGCGACCATGCTGAGATCTTGTTCCTAAATTAGCAGCACTATGTTAAGGTAAAACAGGACATAGTTCCCAGCTTGCCTTTTTCTATCCATGGGTTAGGATGGATTTGTTGTTTCTCTTAGAAATAACATATTCTACATTAACATATAAAGATTAATCAGGGCAAATATTGTAGCAATAGTGAAAAAGGGAGCAGTATTGGTACCTGAGGGGTTTGGAGTACAGGCTTGTCTGACTCTGTGTGCCTGGTCCTGGTGCAGGGGGTGCTGTGGAGGGGGCTGGCGTGGACTCCCTAGATGCTGCACTCACGCAGTTGTCAACAACGCCAAACTCTGGTAATGCTGACTCGGAGCCAAAGTCTAACGCCCCAAACTGAAGGTTTAATCCAGGGATGTCAGCTGAGCCTGGCATCTCTACCGCCGTGGAGGGTATCTGTCAGGAGGAACAAACCCAAGTCAGAGGTCATTTCTGGAACTGGAATTCCAAAAGCAGCCAAATGTAAATCGAAATTTAACTGCAGCCACCTGCCCGTCGCCCACCTACCTTTGACGTGGGAGGTATCCTTCGTTTCTGTCCTTTGAGCTGTGCCCGTTGCTGCTGTGGCATACTGCCACCCTGAGGATCCAGCCCTGCATTGGCAGCAGGTTTCGTACCAGCAACTGCCATCACTGGGCCTGCCTGCGCTGGCGTGCTGGTATGCTGGGAAGCAGGCGAGGCAGAACTAGGGGGTGCTTGTTGTGATGGAGGAGTAGGTTGACGTGCCAGGGGCAAGGAAGGGCCAGTGTGTCTCTGAACCAGTTGACTCAGCACAAGAGACGGCTCTGGTTGTAGGCCAAACTCACCTGCACACACAGAAACAGGATGAGTATTTCACataattcagtttagtttagttcagttgtctgacttTCATGCACCacaattatttataatttaacaCTTACGGCTGAACTGCGAAGAGAGTGAGGTGGTGTTGGATTCTGAAGCCTTCATGTCCCAGCTCGAGGATGAGGGCGGAGGTACAGGTGCTCCCAGGCCTGGCAGGCGGCCGATGGAGGTGTTACTTCCTTGGGTGCTGACAGGAGGGGCCGCTTGTGATGAGGGTAGCGGACCCAAGCCAGGACCCTTCAACTGTTCCAATATCTGAGCTCCAGCACTGGGCTGGGTCCTCTTGGCTTGGCCCAGGTCCCCAAAACCAGCTCCCAGAACCGACGACttaacacagacagaaacaagAGAGTTAGAAGAAAGTTCACTTTTGTCTGTGTAGATTCAGTTGGATGAATATAGGATGGTTGTGGAGGTGTGGATCAAAAGCATTTCTTTTTACCAGAGCAGCGTGTGCGTAGCTTGTGCTACTGGTGGTGCTGCGGCTGGGAGGCGGCTGCTGTGGCTGCTGCGTTGGCTGGTGGTGGTGGGAGTTGGTGAAGACCAGACTTTGAGAGGAAGTGGAGGAAGGTGGTTCTCTTCCTCCAACCACAGGCTTTTGCAGCAGAGATGCAAGATCCAGACTGACATATAGTCAGTAAAGTTACCATTCATGTCATGAGAACAGAGGCATTTTCTGTAATTTATGTAAAATTAAACTGCAGCTTACTAACCCTGGTGCCGTgcataaggaaaaacataaataCATTCTGAAACCTGATAATATAGAATTTTATGTTTGAACGACCATGGGATCCAAAAATGTATTTAtgggtttacactgaaacatttgGTCCATAAAGACTAGAGTGTTATTGTTTTAATTACACTGCTTATTATGCTGCTATAAAAAGTCTGCAAGTTGAACTTctaaaatctgaagaaaaaaaaccctcaaatcaCACCTTTAGTTAAATATCTTTGACATGCATTAACACAACCTAAATTATATGTAAttaaaaagccaaaaataatTCCAGTGAGCCACAAAGGTTATTTACCTTTGCCCAGGTGTAATGTGGTTCTCAGCAGGTGGTGCACAAGAGGAGGTGAATACTTTGGTCTCTGAAAgctgcaaaaaacacagaaaaacccaAGAGAAAAGTTTAATGTAGGCAcaaatcaacatatttatttatttttttttaaatcttacttCTCCATTAACGTTTTAATTCCCAACTCACACTGACATCCTCACTCCAGTCCTCAGCTGCCCAGTCTTCCAAGGTATTCCTCCAGGCAACTAAAGCACAACCAGTGTTGGGTTAAAATACACATGGGTCAAGTAGAAGACGAGACACAGGAGATCTGGAGCAAACATGCTCAGTACAGAACATGTGTATGTGTACTCTGGAACTTACCTGTCCCATCAGTGTTGCTGTTGGCCACTGTGTCCCACACTTCAGTTTGTGTGGTCCCTGTCCCAGCCTCTGAGGTATAGTCCGCAGGATTGAAGGTCCTGATCAAGAATGAAGATGGGGAACATTGAGCGCTAAACCAATTAAAAGGTTAAGGGAATATTGTGATTTACATTGGTTGCAAGCAGATTCTCTTCATTAGTTTATATATAGGTTCCCTATAAAACTCCCACTGGGTGACGCATAGGCATTTTGACTGTCCCAGATGAGTCTTTACTGATGGCAGAGTCCATAAGTCATTATAAAGATTGAAAGTCTCGCTCCCTTGTTGAGATCAACTAATGTTAGAGCGATAAAACAAACGAGAACTGTAATACTGAAACAGAACTGAAAGTCCATAGGGGATCCTTTGTATTTCTGGCATCTGTAAAAGAAGTTTATGAGTGTTTGTATTTGTTAGTTGGGTTCTATTTGACTATACTACATAGACAAACTAGTACtatcaacacacaaaaaaagaaaaaaaaaaaaaaaaacaaacctcaatTTGCCCTTTATGTTATAAAATGGATGTATGTGAGTGTATATGTTAGTCTCATACCCCATTCCTTGGGCAGAGAACCTGCTCCCCGCTGGCGCTCTCCCTCTGCCTCGACCTCCAGATCCTACGGAACATTACATTCACACACGTCAACAGTGTCTCCTTAAGTGTACGATGCACTGTCAGGGTTTTGATGCGATTCTGCTCACCTCGACCACCTTTGAGTCTCCGACCTCGTTCTGAACCGCGGTCTCCCGGTGTCACCTCCACACCATTCTCCTCTGGACGCACTGTGTATTTTCAGACACACAGATAAATGCAAGTGAAAATGTCTCAAAATACTGACCCAACATCCAGAAAAGAAGCTCTAAACTCAAAGTGCATGAATCTTGAGGGCTTGTAGAGGGTTCATACCCTGCCGGGTGCGATTGGCTCCTTTGCCTTTGCGATTGGCTGCTGCACGACCCTTACTGGCCTCCCTTTCTCCTTTCTTCTCCCTGTTCTCCTTGTTCTCCTTGCTTTCTGATGGACCCTCCTTCACCAGAGGCTTCTTCTTTCCTACCGTCTCCCATGAGGTCTAAAGACAAGAGGAGTGATAGCAAACAGAAAGAAGACATTAGAATGAATTTcgcttttcttaaaaaaaaaaaaaaaaaatgaaaaacaaaattccATAGAAGGATTTCGTTGTGTTTAAAAGAAAATTAAGGACATGCCTGGTAAGATGCAAAGTATACAAAAAACCCCTGCCTCA encodes the following:
- the ubap2a gene encoding ubiquitin-associated protein 2a; its protein translation is MMSSLGSEKARGPREKALPVATHTSQPQKQIQATAEQIRLAQMIYDKNDADFEDKVNQLMEVTGKNQDECMVALHDCNEDVSRAINFLLESTSDMTSWETVGKKKPLVKEGPSESKENKENREKKGEREASKGRAAANRKGKGANRTRQVRPEENGVEVTPGDRGSERGRRLKGGRGSGGRGRGRAPAGSRFSAQGMGTFNPADYTSEAGTGTTQTEVWDTVANSNTDGTVAWRNTLEDWAAEDWSEDVSLSETKVFTSSCAPPAENHITPGQSLDLASLLQKPVVGGREPPSSTSSQSLVFTNSHHHQPTQQPQQPPPSRSTTSSTSYAHAALSSVLGAGFGDLGQAKRTQPSAGAQILEQLKGPGLGPLPSSQAAPPVSTQGSNTSIGRLPGLGAPVPPPSSSSWDMKASESNTTSLSSQFSREFGLQPEPSLVLSQLVQRHTGPSLPLARQPTPPSQQAPPSSASPASQHTSTPAQAGPVMAVAGTKPAANAGLDPQGGSMPQQQRAQLKGQKRRIPPTSKIPSTAVEMPGSADIPGLNLQFGALDFGSESALPEFGVVDNCVSAASRESTPAPSTAPPAPGPGTQSQTSLYSKPLSESLGSPLSVALPLPLSSSEPVYHSSSVALSSLTPSSLGTSSSTNPPSSSSAPSTTSSSVPSSSPFSTVGGTYDGTMPPHTRLAFSQSKEATVPVMNGLNGVRTSAALDTSSASSTPKPESPALNISTNSATAPSSHLPSSLPPHSSTTLSSLAQDLPSASQLTSLNSHASSHSSVSALGSNSLTYTSVDSSSVSSLAPSSGSFASSQPSASALHSTHNSSNSSSSSISHLANMPNMGNNMSSTVGGIAGTSGLHSAATAATSAVLGLGSNGVPATSNLSAPRTTPLLSSSTGKAPPNLSQGVPPLLPNQYIMGPGGLLPAYPQIYGYEDLHMLQSRLPMPSLQDYYGITFPGPTATLSGRDGSLTNNPYSGEVTKFGRNDSTSPAPPTSLAAAQPPQAQSQGQSQAQPPQAQPQPQGQPQHHSSQQAFLPPGYSYTGLPYYPGVPGAVPSAAAFQYGPTMFVPPGGPGPASAKQHSMGLGLGNPSASPFQQQTQQQPSGYGQHTFSSGYEELTAGPAGVDYSKGYNSSSQGQAKSAASGPGKGVSVTSSNSGVPDISGSVYNKTQSFDKQGFHAGTPPPFSLPSALGGPGPLNPGAAPGGYAPAPFLHILPHQQPHSQLLHHHLAQDGQGGPSQRSQSSSLQQKSQVNKSSYSSSPYWAN